The following are encoded in a window of Telmatobacter sp. DSM 110680 genomic DNA:
- a CDS encoding ABC transporter permease, whose translation MNSLIQDLRYALRQLRKSPGFSLTVVVTLALGIGANAAVFTLFDQVLLRMLPVQKPQELVRFEWNGAFNGSMSSFGGDRKDHHNYFSYPMYKDLRDQNQVFSGILATDEAQVGISWHNQAESESAEVVSGNYFQLLGLNPAVGRLFTPQDDTAKDSNPVTVVSYNYWRTHLGAAHDVVGQTILINGHSFTIIGVAPANFDSAIGGYRPAIFVPTSMVEIAIPWRAPIDDLKNHQSVWLTLVARLKPGITRQQADASMRTLWHSLRANELPLFKQASERFRKNFVDLSTFEVLDDSKGFNPNRTDLQKPLFILMSMAGLLVILCAINVATLLLLRAANRGREMSMRYALGARRSRIVSQLIIEGGVLGFVGAAAGIALAPLVAASLVRILTSSDPGSEPYSASVDIRVLLFTLGLSIIATLFFSVAPVFHFFRPQLAGALRQNTGTLSKDSQRFRKLAVGVQIALSVLLLGGAGLFFRTFDNLRHQSLGFETAKLVTFALDPTNSGYSEDRTSQIITNSIDVLRRLPGVTSVAATTDPELVGDSEGSNFSVQGYKPSEDENMNFEQPRITPDYFSTIHQPLLTGREFTAADTKGQPEVAIINLAFAKRFFGTPQNAIGRQLQEGSGDKPNYNITIVGVVGDIRHTDLRTLLGAAVYLPYLQQKHPHGVQMYVQTSPPPTTVEGAIRQTIHQLDSTLVVDGLRTMNAQVERSEADERALAFLAIGFAGLALILAAVGLYGVLAYSTEQRTREIGVRLALGSPRSVVVLLIVREMAIIAAVATVVALPSLIALGRLFRSQLFGVSTFDPITLGGAVTLTVIMLSLAAALPARRAAAVEPMQALRTE comes from the coding sequence ATGAATTCGTTGATACAGGATCTACGCTACGCACTTCGGCAGTTGCGCAAGTCGCCAGGCTTCAGCCTCACAGTCGTCGTGACGCTTGCGCTCGGCATCGGCGCCAATGCGGCTGTGTTCACGCTCTTCGATCAAGTCCTTCTTCGAATGCTTCCCGTGCAGAAGCCGCAGGAGTTGGTCCGCTTCGAGTGGAATGGAGCATTCAACGGCTCCATGAGCAGCTTTGGCGGCGATAGGAAAGATCACCACAACTATTTTTCCTACCCGATGTATAAAGATCTGCGCGACCAGAACCAGGTATTCAGTGGGATTCTCGCAACGGACGAAGCGCAAGTCGGTATCTCCTGGCACAATCAGGCTGAGAGCGAAAGTGCGGAGGTTGTTTCTGGCAATTACTTCCAGCTTCTTGGGCTCAATCCCGCTGTTGGACGCCTTTTCACACCTCAAGACGATACGGCGAAAGACTCGAATCCGGTAACGGTGGTGAGCTACAACTACTGGCGCACCCATCTTGGCGCGGCTCATGACGTTGTTGGACAGACGATCCTCATCAATGGCCACTCCTTCACAATCATTGGTGTCGCGCCTGCGAACTTCGACTCTGCAATCGGCGGCTATCGTCCGGCGATTTTTGTTCCTACCAGCATGGTCGAGATAGCGATCCCCTGGAGAGCGCCGATCGATGACCTCAAAAACCATCAGTCCGTTTGGCTCACCCTGGTCGCGCGGCTGAAGCCAGGAATTACGCGTCAGCAGGCTGACGCGAGCATGCGCACTTTGTGGCATTCTCTGCGCGCCAACGAACTTCCTCTTTTCAAACAGGCAAGCGAGCGATTCCGCAAAAACTTTGTAGATCTGTCCACCTTCGAAGTTCTCGACGACTCCAAGGGATTCAATCCCAATCGAACCGATCTGCAGAAGCCGCTTTTCATCCTGATGAGCATGGCCGGACTGCTTGTGATTCTCTGCGCCATCAATGTGGCGACGCTCCTATTGTTGCGGGCGGCCAACCGCGGTCGCGAAATGTCAATGCGCTACGCACTTGGCGCGCGCCGCAGTCGCATCGTCTCACAGTTGATCATTGAGGGCGGTGTTCTCGGATTCGTCGGAGCAGCGGCCGGAATTGCACTCGCTCCATTGGTCGCAGCGTCGTTGGTGCGCATCCTCACCAGTTCCGATCCAGGATCCGAGCCATATTCGGCTTCCGTGGATATTCGGGTGCTGCTCTTCACGTTAGGTCTCTCGATAATTGCCACGCTTTTCTTCAGCGTCGCCCCTGTATTCCACTTCTTCCGTCCCCAACTCGCTGGTGCTTTGCGCCAAAACACCGGCACGCTCTCCAAGGATTCGCAACGCTTCAGGAAACTAGCCGTGGGCGTACAGATCGCCCTTAGCGTGCTGCTGCTGGGCGGCGCCGGACTCTTTTTCCGCACATTCGATAATCTTCGTCACCAATCGCTCGGATTTGAGACCGCAAAGCTCGTGACATTTGCGCTGGATCCCACGAACTCGGGATACAGCGAAGATCGCACCAGCCAGATCATTACCAATTCTATCGATGTGTTGCGTCGTCTTCCTGGCGTTACTTCTGTTGCGGCTACTACCGATCCTGAACTGGTGGGAGACTCTGAGGGGTCGAATTTCTCCGTACAGGGGTACAAGCCTTCAGAAGATGAGAATATGAACTTCGAGCAGCCGCGCATTACGCCGGACTACTTCTCTACCATTCATCAGCCGCTTCTGACTGGCCGGGAATTCACTGCAGCCGACACCAAAGGGCAGCCGGAAGTTGCCATCATCAATTTGGCTTTCGCCAAGCGCTTTTTTGGAACACCGCAGAACGCCATTGGTCGCCAGTTGCAGGAAGGCTCAGGCGATAAGCCAAACTACAACATCACCATCGTTGGCGTAGTCGGGGATATCCGGCACACTGATCTGCGTACGCTGCTCGGAGCCGCCGTTTATCTGCCTTACCTGCAGCAGAAGCATCCGCACGGTGTCCAGATGTACGTGCAAACTTCGCCTCCGCCCACCACCGTTGAAGGCGCGATTCGCCAGACCATCCATCAGCTTGATTCAACGCTCGTGGTGGACGGCCTCCGCACCATGAACGCGCAGGTTGAGCGCAGTGAAGCCGATGAGCGGGCACTCGCGTTTCTCGCCATTGGTTTTGCCGGACTCGCATTGATTCTTGCTGCTGTGGGACTTTACGGCGTACTCGCTTATTCGACCGAACAGCGTACACGCGAAATCGGAGTGCGGTTGGCCCTGGGCTCGCCGCGTTCCGTTGTCGTTCTTCTCATTGTTCGAGAAATGGCCATCATCGCCGCAGTTGCTACGGTCGTGGCTTTGCCTTCTCTCATCGCCCTGGGCCGTCTCTTCCGAAGCCAGCTTTTTGGAGTCAGCACGTTCGATCCAATTACGCTTGGCGGAGCGGTAACACTTACCGTAATAATGCTCTCTCTTGCCGCTGCATTGCCCGCGCGCCGGGCTGCGGCTGTAGAGCCCATGCAGGCACTGCGCACAGAATAG
- a CDS encoding ABC transporter ATP-binding protein produces MIDLKNIERSYKTGHAETWVLRRINLTIQEGEFITIMGPSGAGKSSLLNALALLDDSWLGEYWFGSTPVHSLNRKQRADLARQRIGMVFQSYHLLDDLTVAENIDLPLSYKNLPSKDRAGMVADILDRFNIVAKKDLFPNQLSGGQQQLVGIARAVVHAPSLLLADEPTGNLHSTQAREIMDLFCELNRAGTTIVQVTHSEENARYGKRIIELRDGWMTRDENLQTAPSEVGAQ; encoded by the coding sequence ATGATCGACCTGAAGAATATCGAACGCAGTTACAAGACCGGGCACGCTGAAACCTGGGTGCTGCGCCGCATCAATCTAACGATTCAAGAAGGTGAATTCATCACCATCATGGGCCCATCAGGAGCAGGGAAGTCATCGCTCTTGAATGCGCTTGCGCTTCTCGATGACAGTTGGCTTGGTGAATACTGGTTTGGCTCAACGCCGGTGCACTCGCTCAATCGCAAGCAGCGAGCGGACTTGGCTCGTCAGCGCATCGGGATGGTATTTCAAAGCTACCACTTGCTCGACGATCTTACCGTTGCCGAGAACATCGATCTCCCGCTCTCCTACAAGAATCTGCCCTCAAAAGATCGTGCCGGCATGGTTGCCGACATTCTCGATCGCTTCAATATCGTTGCCAAAAAGGACTTGTTTCCGAACCAGCTTTCCGGCGGACAGCAGCAACTGGTCGGCATCGCGCGGGCCGTTGTCCACGCGCCATCACTACTGCTGGCCGACGAACCTACCGGCAACCTTCACTCCACACAAGCGCGCGAGATTATGGATCTGTTTTGCGAACTCAATCGCGCCGGCACCACTATCGTGCAGGTCACGCACTCTGAAGAGAATGCTCGCTACGGCAAGCGCATCATTGAACTGCGCGACGGCTGGATGACGCGCGACGAAAACCTGCAGACTGCTCCTTCGGAGGTCGGTGCACAGTGA
- a CDS encoding TolC family protein has product MNSKVNDLKKTPGTPIATRIIAGAAILLLQANMALAFQSEATNAPPQTAPQATTTLQTAPAVPFNEMLHHSFNPFDAYRGKIVPPPSLSNSMRMNSLVRDGKLYLSLRNAIDLALENNLDIVIARYNLPIAQMDILRTQAGGFTRGVNTGVVSGTPGGAASGTGTGSGAGGTSTGSGGAGAGSGGLVQSTFGVGSNVSSFDPYIIAKAYNDHTSQQLTNQTLYGVSAYHQNENLADISYQQFFPTGTYFETDFNNNRQTSNSPNNTLNPQLYSNLQVIFQQQLLAGFGTGPNLRYLRIARTNQKIGDIAFKAQIIATVTQICNIYWDLVNAYDTEQVGERSVAFATETLDTSRKQLELQAIPEMDVLKAESEVATRQQDLTVARTNLELQELYMKNAITRSFDDPVLQELPVVPTDHLAAQIQPQTEPVQQSITDALKNRTEIQENALDLSNRELTRKSARNNLLPQLSLYGFYSGTAFGGVPNPAFAGSNTAPGGYGGTLENALNNSSPEYQVGLQLQMPLRNRQAKADQYRTELEYRQSQVYAEELKKNIVIEVRNARYAVEQGASRVGAAKQARDLAQRTLNIMQQEQKLGAGSNQQTLSAEHDLSVAESALVTAQTAYEKARIQLKFATGSVLEEYGISITDAKTGVVQADNN; this is encoded by the coding sequence GTGAACTCAAAGGTGAATGATTTGAAAAAGACCCCGGGCACTCCAATCGCAACTCGCATCATTGCGGGTGCGGCAATCCTGCTTCTTCAGGCCAATATGGCCCTTGCGTTTCAATCGGAAGCTACCAACGCTCCGCCGCAGACGGCGCCCCAGGCCACCACAACGCTACAAACAGCGCCCGCGGTGCCGTTCAACGAGATGCTGCACCACTCGTTCAATCCATTCGATGCCTATCGCGGGAAAATTGTGCCGCCTCCCAGCCTGTCCAACTCGATGCGTATGAACTCACTCGTCCGCGATGGAAAGCTTTATCTCTCGCTTCGCAACGCAATCGATCTCGCTCTCGAGAACAACCTCGACATCGTTATTGCACGCTATAACCTCCCCATTGCGCAGATGGACATCCTGCGCACTCAGGCCGGAGGATTCACCAGAGGCGTAAATACCGGTGTAGTCTCCGGCACACCCGGCGGGGCGGCAAGCGGAACAGGAACTGGTAGCGGAGCAGGCGGCACAAGCACCGGGAGCGGCGGCGCTGGCGCCGGGAGCGGCGGTCTCGTGCAGTCCACGTTCGGCGTTGGAAGCAATGTTTCCAGCTTCGATCCCTACATTATTGCCAAGGCCTACAACGACCACACCTCGCAACAGTTGACCAACCAGACTCTTTACGGCGTCTCTGCCTACCACCAGAACGAAAACCTGGCGGACATCAGCTATCAACAGTTCTTTCCAACCGGCACCTATTTTGAAACCGATTTCAACAACAACCGCCAGACATCGAATAGTCCCAACAATACTCTGAATCCGCAGCTTTATTCCAACCTTCAAGTCATCTTCCAGCAACAGTTGCTTGCCGGATTTGGAACCGGGCCGAATCTGCGCTATCTGCGAATTGCGAGAACTAACCAGAAAATTGGAGACATCGCATTCAAGGCACAGATCATCGCGACAGTAACCCAGATCTGCAATATCTACTGGGATCTTGTAAACGCCTACGACACCGAACAGGTAGGCGAACGCTCGGTCGCATTTGCAACGGAGACTCTCGACACCAGCCGCAAGCAACTCGAACTTCAGGCCATTCCTGAGATGGATGTCCTGAAAGCTGAAAGCGAAGTGGCGACACGCCAGCAGGATTTGACTGTCGCGCGTACCAACCTGGAACTTCAGGAACTCTACATGAAGAACGCCATCACCCGTTCTTTCGACGATCCGGTTCTTCAGGAGTTGCCAGTGGTGCCGACAGATCATCTTGCCGCTCAGATACAGCCGCAGACCGAGCCGGTACAGCAGAGTATCACTGACGCTCTCAAGAATCGCACTGAAATCCAGGAGAACGCCCTCGACCTCAGCAACCGGGAGCTGACCCGAAAATCTGCTCGCAACAACCTCCTGCCGCAGCTCAGTCTCTACGGCTTTTACTCCGGCACGGCATTCGGCGGAGTTCCGAACCCGGCATTCGCGGGGAGCAACACTGCTCCCGGAGGGTACGGCGGCACTCTCGAGAATGCGCTGAACAACTCTTCACCCGAATACCAGGTGGGTCTCCAACTCCAGATGCCTTTGCGCAATCGTCAGGCCAAGGCCGACCAGTACCGCACCGAACTCGAATACCGCCAATCCCAGGTGTACGCTGAGGAGTTGAAGAAGAATATTGTCATCGAAGTGCGCAACGCTCGCTACGCTGTGGAGCAAGGTGCCAGCCGAGTAGGCGCGGCTAAGCAGGCACGCGACCTCGCACAGCGGACCCTCAATATCATGCAACAGGAACAAAAACTGGGAGCAGGATCGAATCAGCAGACATTGTCTGCCGAGCACGATCTGTCCGTGGCCGAATCGGCGCTTGTTACGGCACAAACAGCTTACGAGAAGGCTCGCATTCAGCTGAAGTTTGCTACCGGATCGGTGCTTGAAGAATACGGAATCTCGATCACCGACGCCAAAACCGGAGTTGTACAGGCGGACAACAACTAA
- a CDS encoding sigma-54 dependent transcriptional regulator yields the protein MPDPRKNERIRVLVADDQPHILEAVELLLSPQGIQVECVRSPQLLLEALGQTDYDVLLIDLNYTRDTTSGKEGLDLLARLQEIDPRMPVIVMTAWGNIDLAVESIKRGARDFIQKPWENERLISLIRVHAELHKALRRARQLELENRLLRAEGMPDFVAAAPSMQPVLELISQVGPSDANVLITGEHGTGKEIVSKLLHAASPRSRMPLVAVNAGGLPEGTFESEIFGHVKGAFTDARSDRVGRFELANGGTLFLDEIANVPLRQQAKLLRVLETGELERVGSSQTRRVDVRVLSATNANLPDEAKAGNFREDLLFRINTVEIHIPALRERREDIPLLALHFLNRNRSRYRKQVTGFSTSAMQQMIQYPWPGNVRELEHTVERAVLLCRGEEIEPANLAIAGAKSSATNFENMSIDEVEALLIRKVLRRCDGNISQAAEALGLSRAALYRRIEKYGL from the coding sequence ATGCCAGACCCCAGGAAGAACGAACGAATTCGGGTTTTAGTTGCCGACGATCAACCGCACATTCTCGAGGCTGTGGAACTGCTGCTTTCACCGCAGGGCATTCAAGTTGAATGCGTACGCTCACCGCAGCTTTTGCTTGAAGCGCTGGGTCAGACGGACTACGATGTTCTGCTCATCGACTTGAACTACACGCGCGACACAACCTCAGGCAAAGAGGGCCTCGATCTGCTCGCGCGCCTGCAGGAGATCGATCCGCGCATGCCGGTCATTGTCATGACTGCATGGGGCAACATCGATCTCGCAGTCGAAAGCATCAAGCGTGGTGCGCGCGATTTCATCCAGAAGCCATGGGAAAACGAGCGCCTCATTTCGCTTATTCGTGTCCACGCCGAGTTGCACAAGGCTCTACGCAGGGCACGTCAGCTTGAACTGGAAAACCGCTTGCTTCGAGCTGAAGGTATGCCCGACTTCGTGGCGGCTGCGCCGTCGATGCAACCTGTTTTGGAACTGATCAGCCAGGTTGGACCGTCCGACGCCAACGTGCTTATCACGGGGGAGCACGGTACCGGTAAGGAGATCGTTTCCAAGCTTTTGCATGCGGCATCTCCTCGTTCGCGGATGCCTCTGGTTGCCGTGAATGCCGGCGGATTGCCGGAAGGAACCTTCGAAAGCGAGATCTTCGGTCACGTTAAGGGAGCATTTACGGACGCGCGTTCGGATCGTGTCGGTCGCTTTGAGCTTGCCAATGGCGGTACGCTGTTTCTCGATGAAATTGCCAACGTCCCTCTCCGTCAGCAGGCGAAACTCCTGCGCGTCCTTGAGACCGGAGAACTCGAGCGCGTCGGATCATCGCAAACGCGACGCGTCGATGTGCGCGTATTATCGGCAACCAACGCCAACCTGCCTGACGAAGCCAAAGCAGGAAACTTCCGCGAAGACCTGCTTTTTCGCATCAATACTGTCGAGATTCACATCCCGGCTTTACGCGAACGTCGCGAGGACATTCCGCTGCTGGCGCTGCACTTCCTCAATCGGAATCGATCGCGCTATCGCAAGCAGGTTACCGGCTTCTCAACCTCCGCTATGCAGCAGATGATCCAATACCCATGGCCGGGCAATGTACGCGAACTCGAGCACACAGTCGAGCGCGCTGTGCTGCTTTGCCGAGGCGAGGAGATCGAGCCGGCCAACCTGGCTATCGCCGGAGCCAAATCTTCTGCGACCAATTTTGAGAATATGAGCATAGATGAGGTTGAAGCCCTGCTCATTCGCAAGGTTTTGCGCCGATGCGACGGTAACATATCGCAAGCAGCTGAAGCGCTTGGCCTAAGTCGAGCAGCGCTTTATCGTCGCATCGAAAAATATGGCTTATGA
- a CDS encoding ATP-binding protein encodes MAYERHVRKRKPSAIRRAWLFCFLLALPTFLFAGILLWQQHVTAAPTFLLLFCLFIYLLLIAASLIEGLMRPLQTLSNVVSSLREGDYSFRARGASSADALGELASEINALADLLQKQRVRSLEATALLARILEVMHAPLFAFDREDLLQLVNNAGAQLLGRPLARCFGHSAAELGLENLLASSDQTVHSFGTRPSRWLLRKALFRQDGAPHTLLLLADVSQPLQEEEQIAWKRLIRVLGHELSNSLAPIKSIAGSLLARAEKISGDESTVHDFRRGLSVIESRADSLHRFVQSYRLLAQLPPPHLKAVQAGPLLERVALLEQRVPVQLDPGPTVLLNADPDQLEQMFINLLTNAVDASLSNGAKPVRIGWRVAESNLVVGIEDSGLGIANTENLFVPFYTTKPKGSGVGLALAQQIARAHGGEIRLVNREDGPGARAIIHLPIA; translated from the coding sequence ATGGCTTATGAAAGGCACGTAAGGAAACGCAAGCCCTCGGCCATTCGCCGGGCATGGCTGTTCTGTTTTCTGCTGGCGCTTCCTACGTTTCTTTTTGCCGGGATTCTTCTGTGGCAGCAACATGTAACCGCCGCGCCCACTTTTCTGCTTTTGTTTTGCCTCTTTATTTATCTTCTGCTAATAGCCGCATCGCTTATTGAGGGCCTGATGCGCCCGCTGCAGACGCTCTCCAACGTTGTCTCATCGCTGCGTGAAGGGGACTACTCGTTCCGCGCTCGCGGTGCAAGTTCCGCCGACGCGCTTGGCGAACTGGCCTCGGAGATTAACGCGCTCGCGGATTTACTGCAGAAGCAACGTGTGCGATCTCTCGAGGCAACGGCCCTACTGGCGCGCATTCTTGAGGTGATGCATGCGCCGCTCTTCGCCTTCGATCGCGAAGACCTTCTCCAGCTTGTGAATAATGCTGGAGCACAGCTCTTGGGCCGTCCTCTGGCACGGTGCTTTGGCCACAGCGCCGCAGAGTTGGGATTGGAGAACCTCCTCGCTTCTTCAGACCAGACCGTTCACTCCTTCGGAACAAGGCCTTCACGCTGGCTTCTGCGCAAGGCGCTCTTCCGGCAGGATGGCGCGCCGCATACTCTCCTACTGCTTGCCGATGTGAGTCAGCCTTTGCAGGAAGAGGAACAGATTGCATGGAAGCGCTTGATTCGCGTGCTGGGGCACGAGCTTTCAAATTCATTGGCACCCATTAAATCCATTGCGGGAAGCTTGCTGGCGCGCGCGGAGAAAATCAGCGGAGACGAGTCGACAGTTCACGATTTCCGCCGTGGGCTCAGCGTTATCGAAAGTCGAGCGGATTCGTTACATCGCTTCGTCCAGTCCTACCGCCTTCTTGCTCAATTGCCGCCGCCTCACCTCAAGGCCGTACAGGCAGGTCCTTTGCTCGAACGAGTTGCGCTTCTTGAACAACGTGTGCCGGTCCAGCTCGATCCCGGCCCGACCGTCCTGCTCAATGCCGATCCCGATCAACTCGAGCAGATGTTTATCAATTTACTGACGAACGCGGTCGACGCTTCTCTTTCCAATGGGGCTAAGCCGGTGCGGATTGGATGGCGCGTTGCGGAATCGAATTTAGTGGTTGGCATTGAGGACAGCGGGTTAGGCATTGCCAACACTGAAAATCTCTTTGTGCCGTTTTACACAACCAAACCAAAAGGCAGCGGTGTCGGGCTTGCGCTGGCACAACAGATTGCTCGTGCCCATGGGGGCGAGATTCGCCTTGTAAATCGCGAGGATGGCCCCGGAGCTAGAGCCATCATCCATCTGCCGATAGCGTAG
- a CDS encoding diguanylate cyclase, with product MTNWTPKSSNRWWRAVTVLALLCGFCASSPAQRYSFKGYIQGLGNPNITSIQQDRIGYLWMGTQNGLYRYDGSQFQRYGAAEGIPDRIIDNVYIGLDGTLWVGTTAGIYFERKDGRFAEVRLPYALNEFTHPTGTTFTSIKPDEVVTASSSHGVVLKRRGNDDWVAEPLNLNGGFVWSVLYGPEGSLWYGCDKDLCRLKDGQTTRLRASLKLPEEQWVTMMVARNGHIWLRSNANVVEMMPDGSRADVRDLPGGATSEAYPTLAEDNQGRILTAHGSTLALWDKDHWRLVTEHNGLSPFEIQELFVDREGSIWMGVVGHGLLRWVGEDRWEAYTQNDGLSDNLVWAVQRDHQGRLWIGTDSGLSFIPAKSNTPKIWQSPKVQVARAGSLAISADGAIWMGSLAGSLTRIDQKTLTATQQTLPAVYQILADGPHRLWIATVNGMFVVDPAGDDRNAHPVLDAVFPKTAIRFTDMSVDQAGNLWATSDAGLFKHDAIGWHAIDPGKSGAKPDLITVDWNGDIWVAGPSQDLMRLRVSDYKVTSAEHIGRPPLMSEEIVSLVVDHRGWLWVGEDAGVTVFDGHRWRSFTQDDGLIWNDTDSFALTEDHDGSMWIGTSGGLSHLIAPQDALAGSPPPPAISQVMLGTVPITDGGSVKWSSNQLTISMALLSFKDTQDIGIRYRLVGEQDSGWEETREMTVHYRHLEPGNYRFEVKGVNAAGSTVSPVASYAFTITPLWWQDKYIKWELGLITLVLAVWTWRRRVGQLMRQKRQLEEAVKGRTQDLEREKTELVRTREQMRHFAEHDGLTGLWNHRIIVERLRGEVDRSQRDGTPLSIILVDLDYFKRVNDAMGHVAGDLTLRETGGIFQRAVRSYDWVGRYGGEEFLLILPGSDFEAARNRAEHLRATVEAACLGEGDRTFSVTASFGVAAGFPTNYEEMIQIADAALYRAKNAGRNCVMATEIKPNVVSISAAG from the coding sequence TTGACGAATTGGACTCCCAAATCGAGTAACAGATGGTGGCGCGCGGTCACAGTGCTCGCGCTGCTATGCGGGTTTTGTGCGTCATCGCCGGCACAGCGATATAGTTTCAAGGGATACATTCAAGGGCTGGGCAATCCCAACATCACCTCGATTCAGCAGGACCGCATCGGCTATCTGTGGATGGGCACACAGAATGGCCTCTATCGCTATGACGGCAGCCAGTTCCAGCGCTACGGCGCTGCGGAAGGCATCCCTGATCGGATCATCGACAACGTTTATATCGGCCTCGACGGAACTCTTTGGGTAGGAACGACAGCGGGCATCTACTTCGAACGCAAGGATGGCAGATTCGCCGAGGTGCGCCTCCCTTACGCTCTAAACGAATTCACGCATCCCACGGGCACTACATTTACGTCGATTAAGCCGGACGAGGTGGTCACGGCATCGAGCAGTCACGGCGTGGTGTTGAAGCGTCGTGGAAATGACGATTGGGTTGCAGAGCCGCTGAATCTTAATGGCGGATTCGTCTGGAGCGTGTTGTACGGACCCGAGGGTTCGTTGTGGTACGGCTGCGACAAAGATCTTTGCCGCTTGAAAGACGGCCAGACAACGCGATTGCGTGCATCGCTGAAGTTGCCCGAAGAGCAGTGGGTGACGATGATGGTAGCGCGCAACGGACACATCTGGCTGCGCAGCAATGCGAACGTTGTTGAGATGATGCCCGACGGCAGCCGTGCTGATGTGCGCGACCTTCCGGGAGGAGCGACATCTGAGGCCTACCCAACACTGGCAGAGGACAATCAGGGCCGCATTCTCACAGCGCACGGCTCTACGCTGGCACTCTGGGATAAGGACCATTGGCGACTGGTTACTGAACACAATGGTCTGTCGCCTTTTGAAATCCAGGAACTTTTCGTCGACCGCGAAGGATCGATCTGGATGGGTGTCGTAGGGCACGGTCTGCTTCGCTGGGTAGGAGAAGATCGTTGGGAAGCTTATACCCAGAATGACGGGTTGAGCGACAACCTGGTGTGGGCGGTTCAACGCGACCACCAGGGAAGACTGTGGATCGGCACAGATTCTGGACTGAGCTTTATCCCTGCCAAGAGCAATACTCCGAAGATCTGGCAATCGCCGAAGGTCCAAGTTGCCCGTGCGGGATCGCTGGCGATCAGCGCGGACGGAGCTATATGGATGGGAAGTCTTGCCGGAAGCCTGACGAGGATTGACCAGAAAACGCTGACTGCTACGCAGCAGACGTTGCCGGCGGTGTATCAGATTCTGGCTGACGGACCACACCGGCTTTGGATCGCTACGGTGAACGGGATGTTTGTTGTGGATCCGGCGGGTGATGATCGTAATGCTCATCCGGTGCTTGATGCTGTTTTTCCCAAAACCGCAATCCGATTCACAGACATGAGCGTGGATCAGGCCGGCAATTTGTGGGCGACTTCCGATGCGGGTCTCTTCAAGCACGATGCGATTGGATGGCACGCGATTGATCCGGGTAAATCGGGCGCAAAGCCGGATCTAATCACCGTTGACTGGAACGGGGATATCTGGGTTGCGGGGCCGTCTCAGGACCTGATGCGATTGCGCGTCAGCGATTACAAGGTAACCTCGGCCGAACATATCGGGCGTCCGCCCTTGATGTCGGAAGAAATTGTGTCTCTGGTTGTGGATCACCGCGGCTGGCTGTGGGTTGGCGAAGATGCCGGCGTCACTGTGTTCGACGGACATCGCTGGCGAAGCTTCACGCAGGACGACGGGCTGATCTGGAATGACACCGACAGTTTTGCTCTTACCGAAGACCATGACGGCAGCATGTGGATTGGCACGTCAGGAGGGTTAAGCCACCTGATCGCGCCGCAGGATGCCCTGGCCGGATCTCCTCCTCCGCCGGCAATCTCACAAGTGATGCTTGGAACCGTGCCGATCACAGACGGCGGCTCGGTTAAGTGGAGCTCAAACCAGCTGACGATTTCGATGGCCCTTCTTTCATTCAAGGACACGCAGGACATCGGCATTCGATATCGTCTGGTAGGCGAGCAAGATTCTGGGTGGGAAGAAACGCGCGAAATGACGGTTCATTATCGCCATCTGGAGCCGGGCAATTATCGCTTCGAAGTGAAGGGTGTGAATGCTGCTGGCAGCACGGTTTCGCCGGTAGCATCGTACGCCTTCACGATCACTCCGCTGTGGTGGCAGGACAAATACATCAAGTGGGAATTAGGACTCATCACCCTGGTGCTGGCGGTATGGACGTGGCGACGCCGAGTCGGTCAGCTAATGCGGCAGAAGCGGCAACTTGAAGAGGCCGTCAAGGGTCGCACGCAAGACCTCGAGCGAGAGAAAACAGAACTGGTGCGGACGCGTGAACAGATGCGCCATTTTGCGGAACACGATGGCCTGACCGGCTTGTGGAATCACCGCATCATCGTGGAGCGCTTGCGCGGGGAGGTTGATCGCTCTCAACGCGATGGAACTCCGCTGAGCATCATCCTTGTCGATCTGGATTACTTCAAACGCGTGAACGATGCTATGGGCCACGTGGCCGGCGACCTTACGCTCCGCGAAACCGGCGGCATCTTCCAGCGCGCGGTTCGTAGTTATGACTGGGTAGGGCGCTACGGTGGTGAGGAGTTTCTGCTCATTCTCCCAGGATCAGATTTTGAAGCTGCACGCAATCGGGCCGAACACCTTCGTGCTACTGTCGAGGCGGCGTGCCTGGGAGAAGGTGACAGGACTTTCTCAGTCACGGCAAGCTTCGGCGTGGCCGCAGGTTTCCCGACGAACTACGAAGAGATGATCCAGATCGCCGACGCAGCGCTCTATCGCGCTAAGAATGCCGGTCGCAATTGCGTGATGGCGACGGAGATAAAACCTAACGTCGTTTCGATTTCCGCAGCCGGCTGA